One Sagittula stellata E-37 genomic window carries:
- a CDS encoding YeiH family protein, which yields MVMMSDTARDLRHRVSSGFVLSKGAFVAGLIACAASFLSEHYGAPAMLMALLLGIAFHFLYEETECAPGINFASRVILRIGVALLGLRVSWQMLAELGAVSVLWIVLAVLTTICLGLIGSRLLKQGWHFGVLTGGSVAICGASAAMAISAVLPRNDRSERDLTFTVMAVTILSTIAMVLYPIIAESAGMSPPEAGLFLGATIHDVAQVVGAGYTVSDETGDVATAVKLLRVAMLAPVIFFLGIAIGLSGRAVTDDTKKPPLLPLFVVVFLLLTSLNSVISVPEWVISLASQASKWMLLTAVAAAGMKTSLKQLSKIGGQAIILVVAETLYLGTGFLLVVGWS from the coding sequence ATGGTCATGATGTCGGATACCGCACGCGATCTGCGCCACCGGGTTTCCTCGGGCTTCGTCCTTTCGAAAGGGGCGTTCGTGGCCGGGCTTATTGCCTGTGCGGCCTCGTTTCTGTCGGAACACTACGGCGCCCCGGCCATGCTGATGGCCCTGCTTCTCGGGATCGCCTTCCACTTTCTCTACGAGGAAACCGAATGCGCCCCCGGCATCAACTTCGCAAGCCGGGTCATCCTGAGGATCGGGGTCGCGCTGCTTGGATTGCGGGTCAGCTGGCAGATGCTGGCCGAACTCGGGGCCGTCTCGGTCCTGTGGATCGTTCTGGCCGTGCTGACCACGATCTGCCTCGGCCTGATCGGATCCCGGCTGTTGAAGCAGGGGTGGCATTTCGGTGTGCTTACAGGAGGATCGGTGGCGATCTGCGGGGCCTCTGCAGCCATGGCGATCTCTGCTGTGCTGCCCCGGAACGACCGTTCGGAACGAGACCTGACCTTCACCGTCATGGCCGTCACGATCCTGAGCACGATCGCGATGGTGCTCTATCCCATCATCGCCGAAAGCGCTGGCATGTCACCGCCCGAAGCGGGGCTGTTTCTGGGGGCCACAATTCATGACGTCGCGCAGGTGGTAGGCGCGGGCTACACCGTCTCGGACGAAACGGGGGACGTCGCCACAGCCGTCAAACTGCTGCGCGTTGCCATGCTTGCGCCGGTGATCTTCTTCCTTGGTATTGCCATCGGCCTGTCAGGGCGGGCGGTCACGGACGATACGAAAAAGCCGCCGTTGCTGCCGCTGTTCGTGGTGGTCTTCTTGCTCCTCACCTCGCTCAATTCGGTCATCTCGGTCCCCGAATGGGTCATCTCGCTGGCGAGCCAGGCATCGAAGTGGATGCTGCTCACCGCGGTAGCAGCCGCCGGGATGAAGACGTCTCTCAAGCAGCTTTCCAAGATCGGCGGACAGGCAATCATCCTTGTGGTGGCCGAGACGCTCTATCTCGGCACTGGTTTCCTGCTGGTCGTCGGGTGGTCCTGA